In Luteipulveratus mongoliensis, the DNA window GAGCTCGGCGGCATCCTCCAGCTCCTTGGGCACATTGAGGTAGTACTGCCGTAGCAAGAAGATGCCGAACGCGTTGAAGATCGCCGGCACGATCAGTCCGGCATAGCTGTTGAGCATCCCGAGCTCGCGCACGATGAGGAACAGCGGCACCAGGATGACCGGCAGCGAGACCAGCATCGTCGACACGATCGCACCGAAGGCGAACCCGGAACCGCGAAAGCGCAGCCGTGCCAAGGCGTACGCCGCCATGGAGTGGAACAGCAGCGCCAGGACGGTGACGACCACCGACACGATCGCGCTGTTGAGCAGGTAGCGCTTGATGTCGATCTCGGTCAGGACGTAGCGGATGTTCTCCAGCGTCCAGTCCTTGGGCCAGCCGGAGGAGAACGTCTCGGCCGACGGCTTGAACGCGGTGAGCAGCAGCCACGCGATCGGGAAGAACACGATGAGGGCGATCACCCACGCGATGACTCCGCGCAGCGCCTTCTTGGCGCGCGGGCGGCGACGGCGTACGCCGGGCGCAGCGCTGCTGGCCGGCCGTGACTTCGTCGCCGAGGTCGTACGGACCGTGGTGTCAGCCGGCATGGAAACGTCCACCCTTCGTGAACCGGAACAACAGACCCGTCACCAGCATCAGGAAGGCGACGAGGATGACGGTGATCGCGGCCGCGTAGCCGTAGTGCCCGAAGGTGAAGGCCTGCTGGTAGACGTAGAAGACGACCGTTGACGTCCGGTTGTCCGGTCCGCCCTTGGTGAGGACGAAGACCAGGTCGAACGCCTGCAGGCCGGTGACCGACGCGACCAGCGAGGTGATCAGCACGAAGAAGCTGGTCGGCTGCAGCAGCGGCCAGATGACGTGCCGGAACCGCTGCCAGGGCGTCGCTCCGTCGATCTTCGCGGCGTCGAGGTACTCGGGGTTGATGTCCTTCAGCCCCGCCATGAACAGCAGCATCTGGTAGCCCATCGTGAACCAGACGCTGATGAGCACGTAGCTGATCAGCGCGTACTTCGGATCTCCCAGCCACGAGATGCCGTCGAGGCCGACCTTGTCCCCGGCCTTGGACAGCACACCCTGCTTGTCCACCAGCAAGAACTGCCACAGCAGGCCGACGACGACGAGGCTGACGGCGTTGGGCAGGAACAGCAGGGTTCGTACGATCGCCACGCCGGGGAAGTAGTCGCGCACCAGCAGGGCGAGCCCGAGGCCGGCCACGAACGACAGCGGGACGAACAGCACGACGTACTTCACGGTCACCCAGATGCTGCTCCACAGCATCGGGTCGCCGAACATCCGCTGGAAGTTGTCCAGGCCGATGAAGTCGTAGTGGCCGAAGCTGTCGACCTCGAACAGCGCGATACCGAGAGCGAGCACCATCGGGATCGCGACGAAGAGCAGGAGCCCGATCGCGTCCGGGGCCAGGAACAGCCAGCC includes these proteins:
- a CDS encoding carbohydrate ABC transporter permease, which gives rise to MPADTTVRTTSATKSRPASSAAPGVRRRRPRAKKALRGVIAWVIALIVFFPIAWLLLTAFKPSAETFSSGWPKDWTLENIRYVLTEIDIKRYLLNSAIVSVVVTVLALLFHSMAAYALARLRFRGSGFAFGAIVSTMLVSLPVILVPLFLIVRELGMLNSYAGLIVPAIFNAFGIFLLRQYYLNVPKELEDAAELDGCGYPGLYWHVILPLSRPALASLSVLFFLANWNAFLWPLVTTSDPDLAVIQVGMASLQGQYATAYNYVLAAALIAVIPTILVFLIGQRWLVDSMKTSGLK
- a CDS encoding carbohydrate ABC transporter permease, which codes for MATITSSDATPVAPSREGLGSRRRRRENLAGWLFLAPDAIGLLLFVAIPMVLALGIALFEVDSFGHYDFIGLDNFQRMFGDPMLWSSIWVTVKYVVLFVPLSFVAGLGLALLVRDYFPGVAIVRTLLFLPNAVSLVVVGLLWQFLLVDKQGVLSKAGDKVGLDGISWLGDPKYALISYVLISVWFTMGYQMLLFMAGLKDINPEYLDAAKIDGATPWQRFRHVIWPLLQPTSFFVLITSLVASVTGLQAFDLVFVLTKGGPDNRTSTVVFYVYQQAFTFGHYGYAAAITVILVAFLMLVTGLLFRFTKGGRFHAG